The following coding sequences are from one Acomys russatus chromosome 16, mAcoRus1.1, whole genome shotgun sequence window:
- the LOC127200366 gene encoding keratin-associated protein 4-2-like isoform X2, with translation MVNSCCGSVCSEEGYGQGCCQPSCCQPSCCRTTCCCPSCCVSSCCRPQCCQSVCCQPTCCRPSCCRPSCCISSCCRPSCCRPSCCVSSCCRPSCCQSVCCRPSCCISSCCRPSCCQTSCCRPSCCVSSCCRPQCCISSCCCPTCCQTTCCRTTCCRPACSSGSCC, from the exons ATGGTCAATTCCTGTTGTGGCTCTGTCTGCTCTGAGGAGGGCTATGGCCAAggctgctgccagcccagctgctgccagccctcctgctgcaggaccacctgctgctgccccagctgctgtgtgtccagctgctgcaggccccAGTGCTGccagtctgtgtgctgccagCCCACCTGCTGTCGCCCAAGCTGCTGCCGCCCCTCCTGTTGCATTTCTAGCTGCTGCAGGCCTTCTTGCTGCcgccccagctgctgtgtgtccagctgctgcagacccagctgctgccagtctgt CTGCTGCAGACCCAGCTGCTGCATTTCTAGCTGCTGCCGCCCCAGCTGTTGCCAGACCAGCTGCTGCcgccccagctgctgtgtgtccagctgctgcaggccccAGTGTTgcatctccagctgctgctgccccacctgctgccagaccacctgctgcagaACCACCTGCTGCCGCCCAGCATGCTCTAGTGGTTCTTGCTGCTGA
- the LOC127200366 gene encoding keratin-associated protein 4-11-like isoform X1, translating into MVNSCCGSVCSEEGYGQGCCQPSCCQPSCCRTTCCCPSCCVSSCCRPQCCQSVCCQPTCCRPSCCRPSCCISSCCRPSCCRPSCCVSSCCRPSCCQSVCCQPTCCRPSCCRPSCCVSSCCRPCCSSSSCCGTSCCRPSCCISSCCRPSCCQTSCCRPSCCVSSCCRPQCCISSCCCPTCCQTTCCRTTCCRPACSSGSCC; encoded by the coding sequence ATGGTCAATTCCTGTTGTGGCTCTGTCTGCTCTGAGGAGGGCTATGGCCAAggctgctgccagcccagctgctgccagccctcctgctgcaggaccacctgctgctgccccagctgctgtgtgtccagctgctgcaggccccAGTGCTGccagtctgtgtgctgccagCCCACCTGCTGTCGCCCAAGCTGCTGCCGCCCCTCCTGTTGCATTTCTAGCTGCTGCAGGCCTTCTTGCTGCcgccccagctgctgtgtgtccagctgctgcagacccagctgctgccagtctgtgtgctgccagCCCACCTGCTGTCGCCCAAGCTGCTGCAggcccagctgctgtgtgtccagtTGCTGCCGCCCCTGCTGTAGCAGTTCCAGCTGTTGTGGAACCAGCTGCTGCAGACCCAGCTGCTGCATTTCTAGCTGCTGCCGCCCCAGCTGTTGCCAGACCAGCTGCTGCcgccccagctgctgtgtgtccagctgctgcaggccccAGTGTTgcatctccagctgctgctgccccacctgctgccagaccacctgctgcagaACCACCTGCTGCCGCCCAGCATGCTCTAGTGGTTCTTGCTGCTGA
- the LOC127200366 gene encoding keratin-associated protein 4-2-like isoform X4: protein MVNSCCGSVCSEEGYGQGCCQPSCCQPSCCRTTCCCPSCCVSSCCRPQCCQSVCCQPTCCRPSCCRPSCCISSCCRPSCCRPSCCVSSCCRPSCCQSVCCQPTCCRPSCCSSSCCGTSCCRPSCCISSCCRPTCSSGSCC from the exons ATGGTCAATTCCTGTTGTGGCTCTGTCTGCTCTGAGGAGGGCTATGGCCAAggctgctgccagcccagctgctgccagccctcctgctgcaggaccacctgctgctgccccagctgctgtgtgtccagctgctgcaggccccAGTGCTGccagtctgtgtgctgccagCCCACCTGCTGTCGCCCAAGCTGCTGCCGCCCCTCCTGTTGCATTTCTAGCTGCTGCAGGCCTTCTTGCTGCcgccccagctgctgtgtgtccagctgctgcagacccagctgctgccagtctgtgtgctgccagCCCACCTGCTGTCGCCCAAGCTGCTGCAg TTCCAGCTGTTGTGGAACCAGCTGCTGCAGACCCAGCTGCTGCATTTCTAGCTGCTGCCGCCCCA CATGCTCTAGTGGTTCTTGCTGCTGA
- the LOC127200366 gene encoding keratin-associated protein 4-12-like isoform X3, with translation MVNSCCGSVCSEEGYGQGCCQPSCCQPSCCRTTCCCPSCCVSSCCRPQCCQSVCCQPTCCRPSCCRPSCCISSCCRPSCCRPSCCVSSCCRPSCCQSVCCRPQCCISSCCCPTCCQTTCCRTTCCRPACSSGSCC, from the exons ATGGTCAATTCCTGTTGTGGCTCTGTCTGCTCTGAGGAGGGCTATGGCCAAggctgctgccagcccagctgctgccagccctcctgctgcaggaccacctgctgctgccccagctgctgtgtgtccagctgctgcaggccccAGTGCTGccagtctgtgtgctgccagCCCACCTGCTGTCGCCCAAGCTGCTGCCGCCCCTCCTGTTGCATTTCTAGCTGCTGCAGGCCTTCTTGCTGCcgccccagctgctgtgtgtccagctgctgcagacccagctgctgccagtctgt ctgctgcaggccccAGTGTTgcatctccagctgctgctgccccacctgctgccagaccacctgctgcagaACCACCTGCTGCCGCCCAGCATGCTCTAGTGGTTCTTGCTGCTGA